The Solanum dulcamara chromosome 6, daSolDulc1.2, whole genome shotgun sequence genome contains the following window.
CAAATCCTTTTCAATGATACAAAATACAAATGAGATAATACAAATATAcatgaatataaatataatttattaaaaaattcaacATTGATACAAATTGTATTTGTTAATAGCCTTGAACATGATACAAGGGAAAATTATTAGCAAAGGTATCCTAATTGTCGTTCAAAGTTCAAGGTGTTACTTATTACTTGCCTTAGTAGTGAATTCATGTAGCAAGCACAAAGAAGTACATCAATTAGAAAGATTTTCATAGCGCCCAGAGCAGTATGCAGGTGATTCAAGGCCTCTTTGAATAGCTTCACATAACTTCATATCCTCAATCTGTAAATTGTATAATGTAATCAGCAATGTTAACCAGAGTGTAATGAGCGTGCGCGTCTGAATACATACAGTCTACATACATATATGCGATTAACGTGACAATGACAAAAGTTGATCAGGAAAAAACTTGTATATTTTCCTGTACCTGCACTGTCTCACTATCCTCGAGACTCTGTGCGATAAAACTCTCATCACCCTGTGAACAAAGAAGATGAAATTACTCGAAGTAATGCCTTTATCTTTGAGTAAGAAAACATATTGTACTACATTTACCTTGTGAGATGAATCAAGAAAGTAGTCAAATATCACTAGACATTTACGAGGTCCTTGAGGCAGTACAAGATTCGTGTCCATCCAAGGACCGTACCTACATTCCCCTCACAAAGCTCAAAGAGTTTAGTTATACAAGAATTGCCGGTCATGAGGTTTATCTATATATGAATGAAGCACCAACCTACTGATCATGAAGTTGGGATACACAAATGCATATAAAGCTGGTTTTGATCCAAGTCGATCAAATTCTTGGTCTTTTTCTGCATCACATCGTTGGATGCTGACTTTCTCAAGTATCTATCGTTATGAGGAGTTACATGCACCGATAGAAGTAAACGTTAACCATAAGTGGTGGTGTTGGAGtaagatgaaaaaaataagaatgacGAAGATGGTGTTGGGCATACAGTGGTGGAGTACGAATCAAGTTTCAGAACCGAAGCATAACTTTTATGAACATATGGTACATGATAACCACCATCCAAGTAGTTGTCACAGTAGACCTGCAAGAGAACAGACTGGTTTGAAACTTTAAATTGATTCAAGTTTAAAAATTTAGCTTGATTCTAAGCAATTGATCAAATAGTAAGAAAGGAGACGTCAAATACTTTTCTCGACCAGAGTTTATACTAAAATGCATAGCTAACACGAGGAGAAAGCATAAAAAGTAAACGTATATTTCTAGATCTTCTTCCGAAAAAACTAGGCTAAAGACAAAAATTAGAAAAGATCTGGTTTATAACCATAATGTGAGAACTAACCTTCCAGTTACACTCAACGGTGTATTCACGTCTGCATAAAAAACTTAATGAAGAATCTACTCCACCATCAGCCAAGATTTGGGATGAATTACCCAGCCATTCATTTCCAACCAAGTCAAGATCAGCTTCTTCTTGGGGCAAAACTCCATTTTCGAAATTGAGAAGTATGAATGGTCCCCATACAGCTACTCTCACTGGGACTAGTCCCATCTCCTATCCTTCatatagaaaaatatagaaGATCAAATCAACCCAACATTTTACATATCGACCATGAACAAAGAATGTGGTTATataacatatatacattcaCTTTGAAGTTCTTAATTCCTGTTATTCTAGTTGCCTTTAGAAGTGCTCCATCCAATCCATATGTCCACCCCTGCGAATGGAAGAACCATTAGATGAAGTATATCGGATAGTACTTCGTCCTCTATGTCTAAAATTATAGTATTACATGCTATATAtaagaaccaaacaagtatcAAGAGAATGATATCCTCTGGGATGCGTGTACGAGGCTAATATCTAAGTACATAAAGGATAGCTAAAAGGATCAAAAAAGCTCTATCTTTGCAATTAAAAACTCACATGGTATGGACAAACAAAGCAAGAGTTTTTCCCACTTCCTGAAGCAAGAGGAGTGGCACGATGACGACAAACATTGTGAAAAGCATGTACTTTTCCACCATCATCTCGACATACAACATACTCGACATTGCCCAATCTGTATTTCAACGATTAGCTACTTGAACAAAAAAGATAGGCATATAAGTTCATCTCAAGAATAACACGAATGAGAGTTAATTTTTGCTTTCTCTTGCATTTAAGTGATGAAAGCTTTGGATATAAATCACTTGCAACTCA
Protein-coding sequences here:
- the LOC129891371 gene encoding choline monooxygenase, chloroplastic-like, yielding MAMLQNFSSFHQFKKHKLCCPLTLLKIQIFTSSVKPRKHYPSFQISCDYTQKLVQEFDPKIPIEEAITPPSSWYIDPSFYTHELNQVFFKGWQTVGYTEQIKEPRQYFTGRLGNVEYVVCRDDGGKVHAFHNVCRHRATPLASGSGKNSCFVCPYHGWTYGLDGALLKATRITGIKNFKVNEMGLVPVRVAVWGPFILLNFENGVLPQEEADLDLVGNEWLGNSSQILADGGVDSSLSFLCRREYTVECNWKVYCDNYLDGGYHVPYVHKSYASVLKLDSYSTTILEKVSIQRCDAEKDQEFDRLGSKPALYAFVYPNFMISRYGPWMDTNLVLPQGPRKCLVIFDYFLDSSHKGDESFIAQSLEDSETVQIEDMKLCEAIQRGLESPAYCSGRYENLSN